DNA from Cutibacterium acnes:
TTACCGACGACGACATCGTCATGGTGTGCGTCGCCGGGGCGCTTGTGCTAGCCCTGGAATGGGCCGTCCATAAGGAGCTTGTCACCGTCGGACTCGACCGTGAGACGGCGCGGGCCTCGGACTTGCCCGTGTTCGCCCTGGATCTGTTGCTCTACGTGCTGGTGACGATGACCGTCGTCATCTCGGTGCAGGTCATCGGCAACGTCCTCGTGCTGGCCCTGCTGGTGACGCCGGCCGCCACCGCCCGGCTGCTCACCGACCGGCTGGGGCAGATGATGGTCCTGGCACCGGTCATCGGCGGATTCAGCGCCCTGGTGGGCTTGTACCTGTCGTGGTCGATCGACCTTCCGGCCGGTGGGACGATCGTCCTCGTCGCCACCGCAGTGTTCTTGGCATGCTGGCTAGTCGCCCCGCGCGGGCTACTCGCGCTCCGTCTGGATTGCACAGCCCCACATCATCGGCATGCCAGGGTTGCAGACGATACTCATCGCGCCCATCTCGAGGTCGGCTTGCACGTCACAGACCCTCAGTAGAGAAGTGTCGCCATTGTCCCGATCCGCTCGAACCCGACCCTCCGGTAGGTGCGTAAGGCACGGGTGTTGAAGTCGTTGACGTACAGCGAGACGGTGTCGTGGTCGCGCCGGGCCAGCTCGACGACGGCAGCCATCGCCGGGGCGGCCAGGCCACGACCACGCCATGCCGGGTCCATCCACACCCCCTGGATCTGGCAAACATTCCCCCACGTGACGGCGACGTCGGACTTCCAGCGCACGTCACCGTCGTCAACGATGCCAAGACCACGCCCCTGCCGCACGAGCTCGAGCATGTGACGTCGGTACCCATCCCCGGGGTCTAACGGGCTGACGCCGACCTCCTCGGTGTACATGGCAACGGCGGCCCGGAAGTACGGTTCGAAGTGTCGCTCATTGATCCGAACCACCCGAGCATCCGGGACCACTCGGGGCCGATCCGACATGGCCAGCAGAGGTTGGCAGGAGCGCACCTCACGCGGCCTTCCCCAGGTGTCCGGACCGATCTGGGCCAGCCGTTCGTACAACGGAAGGACCGCCACGTCCGCGCCCATGATCGACGAGGACCGCCGCCAACGTCCGATCTTCGACGCCAAGGCGTCAACGACGGCGCTGTCCCGGCCATCGTCGATCACCGGCACGAGATTGGCCCCGATGTGGACGAGCCCGACGAGTTCACCGCCTCGGAAGACGCCGTGGACCGGGCATCCTAGCCGGGCACTGTCCAGCCCGCCCTGACGGATCCTCGACAGCAGGAAGACGTTGGCGACCGGGGCACGCGAGAGGAACTCGATGGTCTGGCTCAGGTCGGCGTCGTCGAGCTGCCTGACGCGGGTCCTCACCTCAGGAGACCGTGACCTCAACGGCCCCGGTGGTGTCCATCTCGTCGGCCATCCGGTTGGCCTCCTGAACGAGGAACTGAACGATCTCGCCTTCCGGAACGGTACGGATGACCTCGCCATGCTTGAAGATCTTGCCCTTGCCATTGCCGGCGGCAACACCCAGGTCAGCTTCGCGGCCTTCTCCGAGCCCATTGACGACGCAACCCATGACAGCGACGCGCAGCGGAGCATCAATCCCTTCAAGGGCATCAGTAACGTCATTGGCCAGCGTTAGAACATCGACCTGGCAACGTCCGCAAGAGGGGCAGGAGACGATCTCTAGACCTCGAGGACGTAGGTTGAGCGACTCCAGGATCTTGATACCCACCTTGACTTCCTCGACCGGATCAGCCGACAAGGAGACGCGTATGGTGTCACCGATACCCTCGGCAAGGAGGTGCCCGAAGGCCACCGCCGACTTGATGGTGCCTTGGAAGGCCGGACCAGCCTCAGTAACGCCCAGATGAAGGGGATAATCGCATTTGGCGGCGAGCTGTTCATAGGCACGGATCATGACAACCGGGTCGTGGTGTTTCACCGATATTTTGAAATCCCGGAATCCGTATTGCTCAAAGAGGCTAGCCTCCCACAGCGCCGACTCCACCATGGCCTCGGCGGTCGGGGCTCCGTATTTGTCAAGCAGACGTTTGTCGAGAGACCCAGCATTCACGCCGATTCGGATGCTCGTACCGTGCTCGGTGGCAGCCTGACAAATCGATTCGATCTGGTCGTCGAACTTGCGGATATTTCCGGGGTTGACGCGCACCGCGCCACAGCCAGCCTCGATCGCTTGGAAGACGTACTTCGGCTGGAAGTGGATATCGGCAATCACCGGGATCTGGGACCGTTTGGCGATGATCGGTAGCACCTCGGCGTCCTTATCGGTTGGGCATGCGACGCGTACGATGTCACAACCTGCAGCGGTCAAGGCGGCGATCTGCTGCAGGGTGGCACCAACGTCGTGAGTCTTGGTGGTTGTCATGGACTGCACTGAAATGGGTGCGTCACCACCGACGAGCACATCTCCCACCTTGATCTGGTGCGTCTTACGACGTGGCGCCAGGGTCGGAACGGGAGGGGTAGGCATACCCAGGTTCACGGTCATTGACGTGTCACTCCTGAAATCGCGGGTTGTCGTCTCCATTGTGTCACCACCGTCGCCGCTGTAGTGACGCTGACAGCGAGCACTCAGTCCTCGTCGTCGGACCCATCAGTACGGCGCTGGGCTGGGTACCGAAGGCTCTCCATACCACGCCGGGCACCCTTGAACATTTTCCTTTGACGAGTTTCTTCAGCCCTCGAGCGGGAACGGCACATCGTTGAAGAAGGCCAATTCCAAGTCCACTGCCACGTTCCAAAACCGAGTAAGTTCCTCAAGATCTACCTGTCCCGAAGCGCGTTCGAGTTCATCAACCAGGAATTGCACCCAGGTACGGAACTCATCGCCTCGGTGCAGATCCACCCATCCCAAGAATTTATTAGGAAGATTAGCTCCGGGCTCCGGGGCATCGGTGCGAGAGGCCCAGTCAAGGTAGAGACCTTCAGCCACCACCAACAGCACCAACACCGTGGGATAGTGGTGGGTATTAACAGCCTTATGCATGAGGTTCTCAAAGGAGCGGGTGGGTTCCGACAGGTGCGGATGGGCACGATCAGCCTGGGAGACTCCAAGTTCATCGAAGGTAGCCTCAAACCAGCCTGATTCCTCACTGCATATCATGCCCAACTGACGTCCGAAAACCAGCTTCGCCTCCACAGTGTCCGCACGGACGAGGGCCTCGCCCAACAATTCCAAGAAAGGAACGAAAAACTGGTTATCCTGAATGATGTAGTATGATAGCTGCGCATCATCAAGTTCACCCGAGAACAGTTCATTGACGAATCGGTGGTTGATCGCTGCGGTCCAGGCCTCAGAGCGTCCGGCAGATAGCGCGGCAACACGTCCGCTCGGGGCCACAGCAATGCCTGCAGTGGTAAGCGGGGCAGGCAAAGATGGCGTGAAAGCGTTCATATCTCCATCATGGCACTGACGCGGTACATGCCAACCATCTACGGGGGCGGGTGAAACTCAACCCTGTCGGTCGATCTCGCCGCCCCCATAGCCCGATGCGCCAGGCAAACCTCTCAGCCGGGTAGCGAAGCGAGCAGAAGGCGTATCAGACTCCGGTACGTGGCAGGCGTGGCTGAAATGCGGACCCTTGTCCGGAAGTCGGGGCCACGACAGCCGTGCTCGGGCCGACCGAACCGACTACCAAGGTCACCGCCGGAGTCGAGGACGCCGTCGATACTGGGCTGGGGGCCGGAGTCTGCATAGAGAAGCCCACCAGGGCTGGCGAGTGTCCCGATGCACCGAACTGGCTGGTGGTGTAAATCGGCCACGATGTCGTCGCGACGCGAGTACTGCATGGCCACCGACTCAGACCCGTTGGTATCCCAGATACCGGCGCCAGAAACCAGCTCATGCGCCTTAGCATTGGCGAAAATGTGGTCCAGAGACCCGACGCGACCGGAGAACTCGGAGCTCGCGGCATCTGGATCATATTCCTCGACGACCTCGCTAAACCCGGCGGCCTTCCTAGCGCGGATCGGATCCTCCATGGCATAAGCATTGAAATCACCAAGCATAAAAACCGGGTCATCAGCGAAGGTCTTGTTGACCCAACCCGTCAGTGCCTTAGCCTGGGCGACGCGGCATGTGCAGGCTGCCCCGCGACGATCATGGCCGTACTACATGACACCGCAGCCAGACCTATCAGGACGCGTCTAGACATTGTGGTCATGGCAATCCCCTCGTGAGGCAGGAAACATACGCGCGTTACCTTGCCACGGTCGGCACGAGGACAGGAATGCTCATCATTGACAATTCACCAAACATTCCCGCACTGCGAGCGATAATTTACAGCTCATTCACCGATACGAAGCCATAATTAGAAAATTTTTACCGGCGATACGACATCTGCGACAACGAGGACGAGTCCCATCATGAGCATAAGCGCCCCGATTGTCCATGCCACCGGCAGCATCATCGCGGTGTCCGCCGGGCCAGGATCAGGCTTTCTGGCAAGTTTAAATAGCCCCCGCTTACCTGCCTCATAGATGGCTCCAGCGATATGTCCACCGTCCATGGGCGGCAATGGCACGACGTTGAACCAAAACAAAAAGAGATTGAGGCCACCCAGCAAGCTTGCACCGGTGGCGATCTTGTCGCCCAAGGTCAGCTGGGAATCGCCGGCAACATCCCCGGCCACCCGAGAGGCTCCAACGATGCTCATTGGGCTGTTGGCGTCGCGAGCCTGACCGGTCACCAGATCGGAGGCGACGTTCCACGTCAGAACTGGAAGTCTGGCCAATGCGCTCAACGACTGTTTCGACATCGTCCACATCTGGGAGACGGTATCGCCCGGCCCAGAATGAACAATGACCATCGTCGGGCTCACGCCCAAGTAACCCGCCTCGACTGTACGACCGGGAGTGCTGAGGTCAGGCACCTTGGTGAGGAGGGTGTGCGTGGGCGTAAGGCTGACGAAAGCGCCATCGCGTTCCACTCCGAGACGCACTTCGCCGCCACCATTACCACGGATGAACTCCTGAAGTTGCGACCAGGAATCCACCTGTCGACCGTTAAAAGAGACGATGCGATCCCCCGCTCGCACACCGGCCTCGGCAGCCGGTGCACGACGGTCTTCCTTGGAGCATGGGCCGCTGGTCTGGGCGGAATGGGCGCAGGGGGTGACTGCAGCGACTGTCGTCGTCTGGTCGGCTCGTCCGTGAATGCCGAAAACCGCCCAGAACAGCAGGAAGGCCAGCAGCAGATTGGTAAGAATACCACCGCTCAAGATGATGAGGCGCTGCCACACCGGCTTGTCACTGAAAAGCCGACCTTGATCGGCGTCTGTGATGCCCTCGACCTCAGCAACACGCGCCTCATCAGCAAATCTGGTAAGCCGATTGCTGTGACGATGGTGGACCTTGGCGGGGTACATCCCGATGAGGCGCACATAGCCACCCAGCGGGATCCATTTGAACCCGTACTCCGTCTCACCGCGCGTGAACGACCAGATCTTCGGTCCGAACCCGGCAAAGAACTCGGTGACCTTGACCCCGAAGATCTTCGCCGGGATGAAGTGACCGCACTCATGAAGTAGCACCGAGAGGATGATGAGGCCGAAGAAGACGATTCCAGCCAGCACTTCGACTACAACTATCACCGGCGAATCCCCCGGGCACACACCTCGGCGGCGCGACGACGACCCCAGGCGTCGGCGGCCAACACGGCATCGAGGGTGAGGGCCTCGTCACCGACATGTCGAGCACCAAGGGTGTCGTTCTCGTCACCGGATAGGTGCTCGTCAAGGACCGCGGCAATGGTGTCGGTAATGTCGAGGAAACCGATACTTCCGGCACAGAAGGCGTCGACACAGGACTCGTTAGCGGCATTGAACACGGCCGGCGCAGTACCCGCAGCATGACCAGCGCGTCGGGCTAGTTCGACGGCCCCGAAAGTGTCGTTGTCAAGGGGTTCGAAGGTCCACTGAGTAGCCGTCGACCAGTCGCAGCCGGCAGCTGCGTCAGGAAGGCGATCCGGCCAAGACAGTCCCAAGGCAATCGGCAATCTCATGTCGGGAGGCGAAGCCTGAGCAATAGTGGCGCCATCCCAGAACTCCACCATCGAGTGGACGATGGATTGAGGATGGACGACGACGGTGATGTCGTCGAGATCAACATCATAAAGTAGGGCCGCCTCGAGCAGCTCCAGACCCTTATTCACCAGAGTCGACGAGTTAATGGTGATGACCCGGCCCATATTCCAGGTGGGATGCTTCATGGCCTCGGCAGCGCTGACATCGGCCAGGGAGGCACGGTCGCGACCGCGGAAAGGTCCGCCGGATGCGGTCAGAACAAGGCGACGCACCTCGTTGCGCCCGCCCCCTCGTAGGCACTGGGCGAAGGCGGAGTGCTCAGAATCCACGGGGACAATCTGTCCTGAGGCGGCCGCCTGAGTAACGAGCCTGTCACCAATGACCAACGACTCCTTGTTCGCTAAGGCCAAAGTGGTCCCTGCGGCCAAGGTGGCGAGGGTCGGTCGCAAACCAGCCGCGCCGGTAATGGCATTACAGACAACATCAGCGGGCATAGCTGCCAGCTCTGTCGACGCATCCGGGCCAGTAAGGATCCGAGGATTGGGCACGATACGGCCCCGTGATCCAGCCTGCACGGCCAAAGCCCGCTGAAGCTCCTCAGCGGCATCCTCACGAGCGACAGCTACGACGGGGATAGAGAAGTCGATTATCTGCTGAGCTAGTGAGCCAACATCCGAGCCACCTGCCGATATGCCAGCGACCTCAAACTGGTCACGACGTGACGAAATGACCTCTAGAGTTTGGGTTCCGATCGATCCGGTGGAGCCGAGAATGATGACCTTCTTCACCCTGCCAGTGTGTCACGGCGTTCCCACAATCCACAGTCCTGTTCTTCGGTGCCCACAGCACTCATCAACGGCCCTAGAGTGGAAACCATGACTGACAGCGTTCTCGACGTCACTGCAGACGCGCTCGAGCAGGCCGGGGCTCACCCCCACCGGCTCGTCGTCCGCCAGCACGGTCAGGTCGTTGGTCGACGACGGTGGGCTCCATGGAGCCCCGACGTCCCGAGTTTGGTCTACTCCTGCTCGAAAACATTCACCTCAGCTGCCGTCGGCATCGCCGTGAATCGGGGAGCTTTCGGATACGACGACACTTTGGCCGATCTGTGGCCGCAGGCCTGCACCGCCAACACCGGGCCAGTAGCGAAATCCATGACGGTTCGCAATGCCCTGTCCATGTCGACCGGTCACTCCCCGGAGCAGCTCCTCGAACCAACATTGATGTCCCGCCGTCTGCCCGATCTCAACACCGCCCGGATCCTGCTGGCGACCGAGCCGGAAGGCCGTCCCGGTATCGACTTCGCCTACAACAATCTGGCCACCTGGATGCTTTCTCGGCTCGTTGCTCAACACACCGGCGAGGACGTCGACACCATCATCACCAAGGAGGTTCTCGACCCGATCGGGGCGGGACCACACACCTGGGTCCGTGACGCCGACGGCATCCCGATGGGGTTCTCAGGACTGCATATTGACGCTGAAGACCTCTCTCTGTTCGGCCAGCTTCTCCTCGACGATGGGGTGCATGAGGGCGCCCGTCTACTACCCGAGGAGTGGATCAGGCAGCACCGTGTCCGTCAAGTCAATTGCGACAGCGAGACCGATCCGGAATGGGGAATGGGGTATGGCTGGCAGACATGGATGTCAAGCCATGGGTACCGTCTGGACGGAGCCTTCGGCCAGTATGTCCTCATCGTCCCCGAGGTTGACGCCGTCATCACTATGACCAACGAGGCCAGTGAAGGCCCTGGTGACAAGCAAGCCATTCTCCAAGCTGTCTGGGACCACCTCCTGCCTGCCTTAGCGGATGGATTCCAGCCACAGCCTGAGGAAATCGTGCGCACTGTGCCCACCGTGACTGGAGAATTCGACTCGGCAAGGTCGGTGCAGGGAATCGCCCCTGATGGCTCATACATCGTCGTCTCCCCGCACAAGGAGAGCAGAACCTGGGCGATGTCGTGGCGCTGTCCGGGCACCTTCAGCCATCCCACCGACGAAACCCTCGACATCGCCGTGGGCTACGAGGAATGGCAGACCTCCCACTGCCGGGTCGGTGACGATGCCATCGATATCGCGACCAGCGGCGGGTGGCAGGGCGAAACCTTCGTGGCAAGACTGTGCGTCATCTCAACCCCTCACACCCTCACCTTGCGAATGACCCCGGAGGCAACGACGACCGAGTGGGACAATGAACCACTCAACCCTGGTGGTTTGCTGGGCCTGGTGCACCCGGAGCTACGACGATGAGCACCACCCATATCGAGATCGAGACGGTCGACCAATTGCGCGCAGCTGCTCCCAATCTCGCCGGTCAGGTGGTCCAGGGGAGTCGACCTCACCGGGTGCAGCAACCTCCTTCGTCACTGCGACGTCTCCATGACGATCTTCCTTGGCTGCTCGACCTCCGCCCGGCTCGCAGCCTGGTTGCGCGCCCGGGGCGCCCTCATCTTCCGGCTATCCCGGGGGTCCCATTCGATCCCTACCACCCGGGCGCCTACACAGCGGAGGAACTGTACAACGACATCGGCGAGGGGTACCACGTCACCCTGGACGCTGCCATCGACAGATGGCGCCGCGGCCTGGCCACTCCGCCACGACTGCGCGACACCCTCGCCACTGCTCTGCATGACGACGCGATGACCGACGCTCTGGATGACCTGCTGGCAGGAACCGATCCGTCCATGACAGTGGGTGTCATGGGTGGCCACTCTGTCACCCGCGATTCCGACGACTATCGGCTGGCAGCCGACCTCGGTGCCGCCCTGGCTGGTACCGGCCATCTCGTCACAACCTGGGGCGGCCCGGGAGCGATGGAGGCGACCAACCTGGGAGCTGCCTGCCCACCCGACCTGCTCGACGAGTCCCTGGACCGGTTGAGGAAGGTCGCCGGGACTGCCGACGTCACCACATGGGTGCAGGCGGGCCTTGACGTCGTTTCTTCCTGGCCGCAAGGCGCCGCCCACCGCACTATCGGCATCCCGACGTGGTTCTACGGTCACGAACCACCCAATGTCTTTGCGACCAGCATCATCAAGTACTTCTCGAATGCGCTGCGCGAAGATATCCTCCTCAACCGTTGCCGAGGCGGGATCATTTACCTACCTGGCCAAGCGGGCACCGTCCAGGAAATCTTCCAAGCTCTCACTGGTAACTACTACGCCACCAGCGAAGACGAGATGACCCCGCTCATCATGCTTGGCAACCGCTACTGGAGCCAGACCCTACCGGCCTGGCCGCTGCTGCACAGCATGTCACGGGACCACCCTCACCGCATTCGCCTCGTCGACACCGTCGACGAGGCAGTAGCGGCACTCAGACGACACCCATCGCGATAACGGCGTCAGCCACCTTGGTGAACCCGGCGATGTTGGCACCCATAACGTAATCCCCCGGGTGGCCATACTCGTCGGCGGTCTCGATGCAACGATCGTGGATGTCGGCCATAATCTGCTGCAGTCTAGCTTCGGTCGCGTCGAAATCCCAGGAGTCGCGCGCGGCATTCTGTTGCATCTCGAGGGCCGAAGTAGCGACGCCACCCGCATTAGATGCCTTACCCGGGGCGAAAATGACGCCGGCGTCCTGGAAGGAATGCACCGCCTCAGGAGTGCAGGGCATGTTGGCACCTTCAGCGACAGCGACCACACCGTTGCGGATGAGGGTGGCGGCAGCCTGACCATTGAGCTCGTTCTGAGTGGCACAGGGCAAGGCGACGTCGACCGGCACATCCCAGATCGATCCGTCGGAGTGGAAAGTAGCCGAGTCGCGTCGAGCGGCATACTCGCAGATGCGGGCCCGTTCCACCTCCTTGATCTGCTTAAGCAGGGCGACGTCGATACCTTTCTCGTCAACGACGTAACCGCTGGAATCTGAGCACGCAACCACGGTGGCTCCGAGATCCTGAGCCTTCTCGATGGCGTAGATCGCGACGTTGCCCGACCCGGAGACGGTAACTCGCAGGCCGTCTAAAGACTTGCCGTTGGTCGCCAGCATTCGTTGGACGAAGAAGACTGTGCCATATCCGGTAGCTTCAGTGCGCACCAAGGATCCACCCCAGGTGAGTCCTTTACCGGTGAGCACACCGGACTCATGACGGTTAGTAATGCGCTTGTATTGGCCGAAGAGGAATCCGATCTCACGACTGCCAACGCCGATATCACCAGCTG
Protein-coding regions in this window:
- a CDS encoding anchored repeat-type ABC transporter permease subunit, which encodes MLSPLDFLSDLTNPLLSFLPKALLVALVCSVVAGVIGSHVVLRGMAFIGDAVAHSVFPGLAVAFLMQGSLLLGGSIAGLTTAILVAVVSQNRRLKEDSVIGILFVGAFALGIVIISRAPGYSGSLQQFLFGSITGITDDDIVMVCVAGALVLALEWAVHKELVTVGLDRETARASDLPVFALDLLLYVLVTMTVVISVQVIGNVLVLALLVTPAATARLLTDRLGQMMVLAPVIGGFSALVGLYLSWSIDLPAGGTIVLVATAVFLACWLVAPRGLLALRLDCTAPHHRHARVADDTHRAHLEVGLHVTDPQ
- a CDS encoding GNAT family N-acetyltransferase, coding for MRTRVRQLDDADLSQTIEFLSRAPVANVFLLSRIRQGGLDSARLGCPVHGVFRGGELVGLVHIGANLVPVIDDGRDSAVVDALASKIGRWRRSSSIMGADVAVLPLYERLAQIGPDTWGRPREVRSCQPLLAMSDRPRVVPDARVVRINERHFEPYFRAAVAMYTEEVGVSPLDPGDGYRRHMLELVRQGRGLGIVDDGDVRWKSDVAVTWGNVCQIQGVWMDPAWRGRGLAAPAMAAVVELARRDHDTVSLYVNDFNTRALRTYRRVGFERIGTMATLLY
- the ispG gene encoding flavodoxin-dependent (E)-4-hydroxy-3-methylbut-2-enyl-diphosphate synthase, with product METTTRDFRSDTSMTVNLGMPTPPVPTLAPRRKTHQIKVGDVLVGGDAPISVQSMTTTKTHDVGATLQQIAALTAAGCDIVRVACPTDKDAEVLPIIAKRSQIPVIADIHFQPKYVFQAIEAGCGAVRVNPGNIRKFDDQIESICQAATEHGTSIRIGVNAGSLDKRLLDKYGAPTAEAMVESALWEASLFEQYGFRDFKISVKHHDPVVMIRAYEQLAAKCDYPLHLGVTEAGPAFQGTIKSAVAFGHLLAEGIGDTIRVSLSADPVEEVKVGIKILESLNLRPRGLEIVSCPSCGRCQVDVLTLANDVTDALEGIDAPLRVAVMGCVVNGLGEGREADLGVAAGNGKGKIFKHGEVIRTVPEGEIVQFLVQEANRMADEMDTTGAVEVTVS
- a CDS encoding TenA family protein — translated: MNAFTPSLPAPLTTAGIAVAPSGRVAALSAGRSEAWTAAINHRFVNELFSGELDDAQLSYYIIQDNQFFVPFLELLGEALVRADTVEAKLVFGRQLGMICSEESGWFEATFDELGVSQADRAHPHLSEPTRSFENLMHKAVNTHHYPTVLVLLVVAEGLYLDWASRTDAPEPGANLPNKFLGWVDLHRGDEFRTWVQFLVDELERASGQVDLEELTRFWNVAVDLELAFFNDVPFPLEG
- a CDS encoding M50 family metallopeptidase, producing MIVVVEVLAGIVFFGLIILSVLLHECGHFIPAKIFGVKVTEFFAGFGPKIWSFTRGETEYGFKWIPLGGYVRLIGMYPAKVHHRHSNRLTRFADEARVAEVEGITDADQGRLFSDKPVWQRLIILSGGILTNLLLAFLLFWAVFGIHGRADQTTTVAAVTPCAHSAQTSGPCSKEDRRAPAAEAGVRAGDRIVSFNGRQVDSWSQLQEFIRGNGGGEVRLGVERDGAFVSLTPTHTLLTKVPDLSTPGRTVEAGYLGVSPTMVIVHSGPGDTVSQMWTMSKQSLSALARLPVLTWNVASDLVTGQARDANSPMSIVGASRVAGDVAGDSQLTLGDKIATGASLLGGLNLFLFWFNVVPLPPMDGGHIAGAIYEAGKRGLFKLARKPDPGPADTAMMLPVAWTIGALMLMMGLVLVVADVVSPVKIF
- the dxr gene encoding 1-deoxy-D-xylulose-5-phosphate reductoisomerase, translating into MKKVIILGSTGSIGTQTLEVISSRRDQFEVAGISAGGSDVGSLAQQIIDFSIPVVAVAREDAAEELQRALAVQAGSRGRIVPNPRILTGPDASTELAAMPADVVCNAITGAAGLRPTLATLAAGTTLALANKESLVIGDRLVTQAAASGQIVPVDSEHSAFAQCLRGGGRNEVRRLVLTASGGPFRGRDRASLADVSAAEAMKHPTWNMGRVITINSSTLVNKGLELLEAALLYDVDLDDITVVVHPQSIVHSMVEFWDGATIAQASPPDMRLPIALGLSWPDRLPDAAAGCDWSTATQWTFEPLDNDTFGAVELARRAGHAAGTAPAVFNAANESCVDAFCAGSIGFLDITDTIAAVLDEHLSGDENDTLGARHVGDEALTLDAVLAADAWGRRRAAEVCARGIRR
- a CDS encoding serine hydrolase domain-containing protein; protein product: MTDSVLDVTADALEQAGAHPHRLVVRQHGQVVGRRRWAPWSPDVPSLVYSCSKTFTSAAVGIAVNRGAFGYDDTLADLWPQACTANTGPVAKSMTVRNALSMSTGHSPEQLLEPTLMSRRLPDLNTARILLATEPEGRPGIDFAYNNLATWMLSRLVAQHTGEDVDTIITKEVLDPIGAGPHTWVRDADGIPMGFSGLHIDAEDLSLFGQLLLDDGVHEGARLLPEEWIRQHRVRQVNCDSETDPEWGMGYGWQTWMSSHGYRLDGAFGQYVLIVPEVDAVITMTNEASEGPGDKQAILQAVWDHLLPALADGFQPQPEEIVRTVPTVTGEFDSARSVQGIAPDGSYIVVSPHKESRTWAMSWRCPGTFSHPTDETLDIAVGYEEWQTSHCRVGDDAIDIATSGGWQGETFVARLCVISTPHTLTLRMTPEATTTEWDNEPLNPGGLLGLVHPELRR
- a CDS encoding LOG family protein, with amino-acid sequence MSTTHIEIETVDQLRAAAPNLAGQVVQGSRPHRVQQPPSSLRRLHDDLPWLLDLRPARSLVARPGRPHLPAIPGVPFDPYHPGAYTAEELYNDIGEGYHVTLDAAIDRWRRGLATPPRLRDTLATALHDDAMTDALDDLLAGTDPSMTVGVMGGHSVTRDSDDYRLAADLGAALAGTGHLVTTWGGPGAMEATNLGAACPPDLLDESLDRLRKVAGTADVTTWVQAGLDVVSSWPQGAAHRTIGIPTWFYGHEPPNVFATSIIKYFSNALREDILLNRCRGGIIYLPGQAGTVQEIFQALTGNYYATSEDEMTPLIMLGNRYWSQTLPAWPLLHSMSRDHPHRIRLVDTVDEAVAALRRHPSR
- the gdhA gene encoding NADP-specific glutamate dehydrogenase; this translates as MDRQLENAYESVLRRNPGEAEFHQAVREIFESLGPVLDTNPQYVEAAVLSRICEPERQIIFRVPWVDDEGKIRINRGFRVEYSSVLGPYKGGLRFHPSVYLGTIKFLGFEQIFKNALTGMPIGGAKDGSDFDPHDASEAEVMRFCQSFMTELYRHLGEHTDVPAGDIGVGSREIGFLFGQYKRITNRHESGVLTGKGLTWGGSLVRTEATGYGTVFFVQRMLATNGKSLDGLRVTVSGSGNVAIYAIEKAQDLGATVVACSDSSGYVVDEKGIDVALLKQIKEVERARICEYAARRDSATFHSDGSIWDVPVDVALPCATQNELNGQAAATLIRNGVVAVAEGANMPCTPEAVHSFQDAGVIFAPGKASNAGGVATSALEMQQNAARDSWDFDATEARLQQIMADIHDRCIETADEYGHPGDYVMGANIAGFTKVADAVIAMGVV